Below is a genomic region from Desulfatiglans sp..
ATGCCGGCTGTGCTGCTGCTGCTCATGCGGTTGTGGCTGGAAAGGCACCGGTAAACGTATGCATGGTTGGCGGCGATGAGTCTTCTGTCAAGGTTGCAGAAATAATGGGAATAAAGGCAAACCTCGTTGAGCCCCAGAGGGCATTTAACCTCTGTACCGGAGGTTACAGGGCAAGCAACCACTATATATATGAGGGTATTAACACATGCAGGGCACAGAGCATGCTTTATGGCGGAAAACGGGTATGCAGTATAGGCTGCCTCGGTTTCGGGGACTGTGTAAAGGCCTGCCAGTTCGGCGCCTTATCTCTTGGCCCTGACGGATACCCGGTTACTGATATGTCAAAGTGTGTTGGATGCGGGGCATGTGAAAAGGCATGCCCGAAAGATATCCTAAAGGTAAGGACCCTTTCTGACAGGTTCCTCCATTTTAATACAGTGGATGACTGTCTTGCCCCATGTGCACAGACATGCCCTGCCCAGATCAATATCCCGCGCTATATAACACAGATCAGAAATGGTGATTATGAGGGGGCAGTGCATACCATCAGGGAAAGAAACCCCCTGCTCCTTGCATGTGGAAGGGTCTGCCCTCACCCCTGTGAGGTAAACTGCCGCAGAGGCTTAGAGGATGAGCCAGTTTCTATAAACCAGCTGAAACGTTTTGCCGCAGATTATGAGATGAATTCAGGTAAAAGGATGCATGTATCTGTTTCCCCTGAAAAAACAGGCAAAAAGGTGGCTATCGTGGGCGGCGGTCCTGCAGGTTTAACCTGTGCCTTTTTCCTTAGAAGGCTGGGTCATGATGTTACTATATTTGACTCCAAGCCCAAGCTTGGAGGTGTGCTCAGGTATGGCATCCCTGAATACAGACTCCCTAAAAAGGTGCTTGACTGGGAAATCGAGGGAATACTTAATCTAGGAATCGAGACAAAAACGAATCACACCTTTGGTAAGGATTATAATCTTGAGACACTTATTGCTGATGGCTTTGACGCCATATTCCTTGGCATAGGGGCATGGAAGGACTCCCCTTTAAGGGTCGAAGGAGAGATCCTTTATGGCTGCTATACCGGTATGGATTTCCTTTCCCGACTTGCAAAGGGGGAAAAGCTCCACATGGGTAAAACAGCCGTTGTTATTGGCGGAGGCAATACGGCCATTGACTGCAGCAGAAACCTCATACGTCATGGGGTTGAAAAGGTCTATATTGTATACAGGAGAACAAGAAATGAGATGCCTGCCAATAAAGTAGAGGTAGAGGCTGCTGAGCATGAGGGAGTTGAATTTTTATTTCTCTCCGCTCCCATACGTGTAAAAGGAGATAATGAAGGTAAGGTTACCCACCTTGAATATGAAAGGATGGAACTTGGAGAACCTGATGCAAGCGGCAGAAGAAGACCTGTGCCGGTTAAGGATTCTGCCACCCTTCTTGCAACAGATATGGTAGTCACCGCTATTGGCCAGGCCCCAGACCTGGCCTTTGCCCAGAAGGTAAAAGAGAAGCTTTCTGAACTTAAGACCACAAAATGGAATACCCTTGATGTAAACCCTGATACATGGCAGACATCCATACCCTTTATCTTTTCAGCAGGTGATGCAGCAACTGGTCCTTCCCTTGTTGTTGAGGCAATAGGCGGCGGCAGAAAGGCGGCAAGGTCAATCCATCAGTACATTACAGGCCAGGAGGTTAAATGCGAGCCCGGCGAACTCAAAAAGTCCACATATATAAAGGGTACCATGTTTGATCATGTGGATGGCGTCGTGAAAAAACAGAGGGCTGAAATGATTGAACTCCCTGTTGAGGAGAGGATCAAGTCATTTGTGGAGGTTGACCAGGTGCTGACTGAAGAGGCAGCAATCAAGGAAAGCGAAAGGTGCCTTAACTGCTGCAGGATATGTTATACAGCAGATATAAACCCCCTTGTAAATATAAAAACAACTGTGCCGGAAACAGCATTATTAAACTAAAAAGTTGGCGCAGAGCACAAGACGCAAGGTTTTTTCTTTACCCTGTGCTATGCGCCCTGCGCCTTTAGCCTACTCTTCTATCACCTTTGCCACACCAACCACCTT
It encodes:
- a CDS encoding FAD-dependent oxidoreductase, coding for MMLQATLLMAGLGAFCGLLLGAASRIFYVYEDPRIEQVQDSLAGANCGGCGYAGCAAAAHAVVAGKAPVNVCMVGGDESSVKVAEIMGIKANLVEPQRAFNLCTGGYRASNHYIYEGINTCRAQSMLYGGKRVCSIGCLGFGDCVKACQFGALSLGPDGYPVTDMSKCVGCGACEKACPKDILKVRTLSDRFLHFNTVDDCLAPCAQTCPAQINIPRYITQIRNGDYEGAVHTIRERNPLLLACGRVCPHPCEVNCRRGLEDEPVSINQLKRFAADYEMNSGKRMHVSVSPEKTGKKVAIVGGGPAGLTCAFFLRRLGHDVTIFDSKPKLGGVLRYGIPEYRLPKKVLDWEIEGILNLGIETKTNHTFGKDYNLETLIADGFDAIFLGIGAWKDSPLRVEGEILYGCYTGMDFLSRLAKGEKLHMGKTAVVIGGGNTAIDCSRNLIRHGVEKVYIVYRRTRNEMPANKVEVEAAEHEGVEFLFLSAPIRVKGDNEGKVTHLEYERMELGEPDASGRRRPVPVKDSATLLATDMVVTAIGQAPDLAFAQKVKEKLSELKTTKWNTLDVNPDTWQTSIPFIFSAGDAATGPSLVVEAIGGGRKAARSIHQYITGQEVKCEPGELKKSTYIKGTMFDHVDGVVKKQRAEMIELPVEERIKSFVEVDQVLTEEAAIKESERCLNCCRICYTADINPLVNIKTTVPETALLN